A section of the Deinococcus sp. KNUC1210 genome encodes:
- a CDS encoding GGDEF domain-containing protein: MEQAEAANDWDNAIHARMVCGMVAIRAGKAEAARPLLERALLLARHYRLRARERDTLLLLSETCHLLTDWRCAYDFMVAYHHLERTLHDEHVDRQIALLSDQVQIEQLNHESQTQRQQFLALLHDHELVLQSRQAFRLRANQDPLTGLANRAGFQSRGEELLSHPEQVRCAVIFLDLDGFKPVNDTYGHAAGDQVLIHVAERLKAHVRPDDLVARLGGDEFAILLTHLQQPNDALTIATNLLDAVSQPYDLTDTVASGLTVMISASVGVAVAPLSGQTLATLQRQADEAMYAAKRQGRQQIIVDAPSS, translated from the coding sequence ATGGAGCAGGCTGAAGCAGCGAACGATTGGGATAACGCCATTCACGCGCGGATGGTGTGCGGGATGGTCGCCATCCGGGCAGGGAAGGCCGAAGCAGCAAGGCCTCTCCTTGAGCGCGCCCTGCTTCTGGCACGCCACTACCGTTTACGCGCACGAGAACGTGACACCCTGCTGCTGCTGAGTGAAACCTGCCATCTTCTCACGGATTGGCGCTGCGCCTACGACTTCATGGTGGCCTATCATCATCTGGAACGCACCCTCCACGATGAGCACGTCGACCGGCAGATTGCGCTCCTCAGTGACCAGGTACAAATTGAACAACTGAACCACGAATCACAGACGCAGCGTCAGCAATTCCTCGCGCTACTCCACGATCACGAACTTGTGCTGCAAAGTCGTCAGGCATTTCGTCTGCGCGCGAACCAAGATCCGCTGACCGGATTAGCCAACCGCGCCGGCTTCCAGAGTCGCGGTGAAGAACTGTTATCACATCCTGAACAGGTCCGCTGTGCCGTCATCTTTTTAGACCTGGACGGCTTCAAGCCTGTCAATGATACCTATGGGCATGCCGCTGGAGATCAGGTGCTGATTCACGTGGCAGAGCGGCTCAAGGCCCATGTACGCCCAGATGATCTGGTCGCCCGCCTGGGTGGTGACGAGTTCGCCATTCTGCTGACCCACCTCCAGCAGCCAAATGACGCCCTGACGATCGCGACCAATCTACTGGACGCTGTCTCACAGCCCTACGATCTCACGGACACGGTGGCATCTGGACTGACGGTGATGATCAGCGCATCCGTCGGCGTGGCAGTGGCCCCATTGAGCGGACAGACACTCGCTACCTTACAGCGGCAGGCGGATGAGGCCATGTATGCCGCCAAACGTCAAGGTCGGCAACAGATCATTGTGGACGCTCCTTCTTCCTGA
- a CDS encoding response regulator transcription factor, with product MIISDQSFAEPLQAALEDAGHPVQRATSVMTGLTLAREVPPSLVVVDAVLPDGPGRDVLRRLRLNSTVPVFVLTACDVPEETVELMQAGADQVLVKPMVMAEMVARIGARLRRSQHQAHLLSHGLVVWPQRHLVTFQGYPLPLTKTERQLLTVLLQRVDQPLSRSAIVRELWPEKEHSRQSNVIDAHMTTLRAKLGLVHLQGLITTVRRVGYVIRQASMDELMEPPVIALEDQD from the coding sequence ATGATCATCTCCGATCAATCTTTTGCGGAGCCGCTTCAGGCAGCATTGGAGGATGCGGGGCATCCGGTTCAACGGGCCACCTCGGTGATGACCGGCTTAACGCTGGCACGCGAGGTACCCCCGAGCCTGGTCGTCGTGGACGCAGTCCTCCCGGACGGACCAGGACGCGACGTGCTCCGCCGTCTGCGGCTCAACAGCACCGTCCCAGTTTTCGTGCTGACGGCCTGTGATGTGCCCGAGGAAACGGTTGAACTGATGCAGGCTGGGGCGGACCAGGTGTTGGTCAAGCCAATGGTGATGGCGGAAATGGTCGCCAGGATCGGCGCGCGGCTGCGGCGATCTCAGCATCAAGCACACCTGTTGTCGCACGGGTTGGTGGTGTGGCCGCAGCGGCATCTGGTGACGTTCCAAGGTTATCCGCTGCCACTGACCAAGACCGAACGGCAACTCTTGACGGTGCTGCTGCAGCGTGTGGACCAACCGTTGTCGCGGTCAGCGATTGTTCGGGAACTGTGGCCAGAGAAGGAACACTCCAGGCAAAGTAATGTGATTGACGCGCATATGACGACGCTGCGGGCCAAGCTGGGGTTGGTGCATCTACAGGGGTTGATCACGACAGTGCGGCGAGTCGGGTATGTGATCCGGCAGGCGTCGATGGATGAGTTGATGGAGCCGCCGGTGATTGCGCTTGAGGATCAGGACTGA
- a CDS encoding NAD(P)/FAD-dependent oxidoreductase: MTSFQYDVLIIGGGFAGLSAALYTARGMKRAFVCSAGPSRNAPSLSTHGVLTRDGTPPAEFLQTAHAELDHYDVPRLNGRVVQLTGQNNAFIATLENGETVQARKIILATGVRDVLPDTIPGLREEWGRGVHHCPYCYGWEVQGGPIALYQPGLNASHIQSVLYHQKISPNLLVCSDTAPDLSAAQRQLLKARHIEVIDEPLVEVESTGPGVRLTYADGNWTEHWALYAHSERVLNADLAVQLGCEATAASITVNAKQETTVPGVYAAGDVSSGNQVIFALASGASAAMYAGYTLFDDDLPADARAY, translated from the coding sequence ATGACTTCGTTCCAGTACGACGTGCTGATCATCGGCGGTGGCTTCGCTGGTCTCAGTGCGGCCCTGTACACCGCCCGCGGCATGAAACGCGCCTTCGTGTGCAGCGCTGGCCCCAGCCGCAATGCACCCTCCCTCTCTACCCACGGTGTGCTGACGCGCGACGGAACCCCACCCGCCGAGTTCCTCCAAACAGCCCATGCCGAACTCGACCACTATGACGTTCCTCGCCTCAACGGTCGGGTGGTGCAGCTCACCGGGCAGAACAATGCCTTCATCGCGACCCTTGAAAACGGCGAGACGGTGCAGGCCCGCAAGATCATCCTTGCCACGGGCGTGCGCGATGTCCTGCCGGACACCATCCCTGGGCTTCGGGAAGAGTGGGGGAGAGGGGTGCATCACTGTCCGTACTGTTACGGCTGGGAAGTCCAAGGTGGACCGATTGCGCTGTATCAGCCCGGCTTGAATGCATCTCACATCCAGAGCGTGCTGTACCACCAGAAGATCAGCCCAAATCTTCTGGTCTGCAGCGATACCGCTCCGGACTTGAGTGCTGCGCAGCGGCAGCTACTTAAGGCCCGCCACATCGAAGTGATCGACGAACCTTTGGTGGAAGTCGAGAGCACAGGACCGGGCGTTCGTTTGACCTACGCGGACGGCAACTGGACGGAACACTGGGCGTTATACGCCCATAGCGAGCGTGTGCTCAATGCGGACTTAGCAGTGCAGCTTGGCTGCGAGGCCACAGCAGCCAGCATCACGGTGAATGCGAAGCAGGAAACGACGGTGCCAGGGGTCTATGCGGCAGGTGATGTAAGCAGTGGCAATCAGGTGATCTTCGCGCTGGCGAGTGGGGCCAGCGCGGCAATGTATGCCGGGTATACCTTGTTCGACGACGATCTCCCGGCGGATGCGAGGGCCTATTGA
- a CDS encoding IS982 family transposase — protein sequence MCRPDFSLQPLHVAFETLIVWLEPQMPTKLLHDHEKISNAQLVAVALLQRIHKFVYFRKWWQFLKLNHFAWFPSEVQARIRLARLTPVIERLSVEVQKLDFVIIDSEPLPVSTFKRAPRCRFPGATHGFGTSGPVFGFKLHAWTTLSGKIAKYEIHPANLHDFTVGCLMNRDWPAYGGPKQIGDKGYQSGTYLTPPKKNAQQFDPRWKEEYAAARKIIESTFSALFGAGLRWGQVKTMRSLRLKVALLVSAHNLKFRNITL from the coding sequence ATGTGCCGTCCCGATTTCAGTTTACAGCCGCTCCATGTCGCCTTCGAGACCCTCATCGTCTGGCTGGAGCCGCAGATGCCCACAAAACTCTTGCACGATCACGAGAAAATTTCAAACGCGCAACTGGTCGCGGTGGCGCTGCTGCAACGCATCCATAAATTCGTGTATTTCCGCAAGTGGTGGCAATTTCTGAAGTTGAATCACTTTGCTTGGTTTCCTTCTGAAGTTCAGGCTCGAATTCGGCTGGCCCGCCTCACTCCTGTGATTGAACGGCTCAGTGTCGAAGTCCAGAAACTGGACTTCGTGATCATCGACTCCGAGCCGCTCCCCGTGAGTACATTCAAGCGTGCCCCACGTTGCAGATTTCCTGGCGCAACACATGGATTCGGAACCTCTGGGCCCGTATTCGGCTTCAAGCTCCATGCATGGACGACGCTGAGCGGCAAAATTGCTAAGTATGAGATCCACCCGGCAAACCTGCATGACTTCACGGTCGGCTGCCTGATGAACAGAGATTGGCCCGCATATGGCGGGCCAAAACAGATTGGGGACAAAGGGTATCAGTCTGGCACCTACCTCACTCCGCCTAAGAAGAACGCCCAGCAGTTCGACCCACGCTGGAAGGAGGAATATGCCGCAGCACGCAAAATCATCGAGTCTACGTTTTCAGCGCTTTTCGGAGCAGGACTGCGATGGGGCCAAGTCAAGACGATGCGAAGCCTTCGGCTGAAAGTGGCTCTACTGGTTTCAGCCCACAACCTCAAATTTCGAAATATCACCCTATAA